One Fusobacterium sp. SYSU M8D902 DNA window includes the following coding sequences:
- the fusA gene encoding elongation factor G: protein MKNYEIAKIRNISLLGHRGSGKTTLTEALLYISKTINKMGSVEDGNTVSDYDKEEIRRVFSINTSVIPIEYGEGKYNFLDTPGYFDFVGEVESAVRVSGSSVIVLDATSGVEVGAEKAWRILEEKKQPRIIYLNKMDKGHINYEKLLYELKEKFGKKIAPFCVPIGEKEEFKGFVNIIEMKSRIFNGRECEDRPIPDFMDVSEVRNLLMEAVAETDEELMEKYFNGEEFTIEEIKRGLHKGVVNGDVVPVIVGSAMQGIGIHTLFKMINDYMPLPNEMFDGVRVGKNPAGEECFRKVDKAEPFSATVFKTLVDPFIGKITLFKVNSGVLKKDMEVLNINKNKKEKISQIFFLRGNKQEDALEITAGDIGATTKLQYTQTGDTLCDKDNPIEYPQIDFPKACFYSGVEPAEKADDEKLSTCLQKMMEEDPTFKVYRNHETKQLLIGGQGEKHLYIIICKIKNKFGVHAVLNDPIVSYRETIKGSSSVQGKHKKQSGGAGQYGDVFIKFEHCDKEFEFIDDIHGGVVPKSFIPAVEKGLLEAKEKGTLAGYPVINFKATLYDGSYHPVDSNEISFKQAAILAFKKGIEEAKPVLLEPIISMKITIPEIYLGDVMGDMNKRRGRILGMDHNSYGEHILNVEAPQVEVLNYALDLRAMTQGRGEFSFEFSRYEEVPDVLAQKIIANRKKD, encoded by the coding sequence ATGAAGAATTATGAAATTGCAAAGATAAGAAATATCTCACTTTTAGGACATAGAGGTAGTGGTAAAACTACTCTTACTGAAGCTCTACTATACATCTCAAAGACTATCAATAAGATGGGTAGTGTTGAAGATGGAAATACTGTGTCTGATTATGATAAAGAGGAAATTAGAAGAGTCTTTTCTATCAATACTTCTGTTATCCCTATTGAGTATGGAGAGGGAAAATATAATTTTTTAGATACTCCAGGATATTTCGATTTTGTTGGAGAGGTTGAATCTGCTGTTAGAGTATCTGGTAGTTCTGTTATTGTTTTAGATGCTACATCAGGAGTTGAAGTTGGTGCTGAAAAAGCTTGGAGAATTTTAGAAGAGAAAAAACAACCAAGAATTATCTATCTAAACAAGATGGATAAAGGACATATCAACTATGAAAAATTACTTTACGAATTAAAAGAGAAGTTTGGAAAGAAAATAGCTCCTTTCTGTGTTCCAATAGGAGAGAAAGAGGAGTTTAAAGGTTTTGTTAATATTATAGAAATGAAGAGCAGAATATTTAATGGAAGAGAGTGCGAAGATAGACCTATCCCTGATTTTATGGATGTTTCTGAAGTTAGAAATCTTTTGATGGAGGCTGTTGCTGAAACTGATGAAGAGTTGATGGAAAAATACTTCAATGGAGAAGAGTTTACTATAGAAGAGATCAAAAGAGGATTACATAAAGGAGTTGTAAATGGAGATGTTGTTCCTGTAATAGTTGGATCTGCTATGCAAGGAATAGGAATACATACCCTTTTCAAAATGATAAATGACTATATGCCACTACCTAATGAGATGTTTGATGGAGTAAGAGTAGGTAAAAATCCAGCAGGAGAAGAGTGCTTTAGAAAGGTTGATAAAGCTGAGCCATTCTCTGCCACTGTTTTCAAAACATTAGTGGACCCATTTATTGGAAAGATCACTCTATTTAAAGTTAATTCTGGTGTATTGAAGAAAGATATGGAAGTTCTAAATATCAATAAGAATAAGAAAGAGAAGATATCTCAAATATTTTTCTTAAGAGGAAATAAACAGGAAGATGCTCTTGAAATTACAGCTGGAGATATTGGAGCTACTACAAAACTTCAATATACACAAACAGGAGATACTCTATGTGACAAGGATAACCCTATTGAGTATCCACAGATTGATTTTCCAAAAGCTTGTTTCTACTCTGGAGTTGAACCTGCTGAAAAAGCAGATGATGAGAAATTAAGTACTTGTTTACAAAAAATGATGGAAGAAGACCCTACATTTAAAGTATATAGAAACCACGAAACTAAACAACTACTAATTGGTGGACAAGGAGAAAAGCATCTATACATAATCATATGTAAAATAAAAAATAAGTTTGGTGTACATGCTGTACTAAATGATCCTATCGTATCATATAGAGAGACTATAAAAGGAAGCTCATCTGTCCAAGGAAAACATAAAAAACAATCTGGTGGAGCTGGACAGTATGGAGATGTATTTATCAAGTTTGAACACTGTGATAAAGAGTTTGAGTTTATAGATGATATTCATGGTGGAGTTGTTCCTAAATCATTTATTCCTGCAGTTGAAAAAGGATTGTTAGAAGCCAAAGAGAAGGGAACTCTTGCTGGTTATCCAGTAATTAACTTTAAGGCTACTCTTTATGATGGTTCTTATCACCCAGTTGATTCCAATGAGATTTCATTTAAACAAGCTGCAATTTTAGCTTTTAAAAAGGGAATTGAAGAGGCTAAACCAGTGTTATTAGAACCTATTATCTCAATGAAGATTACTATTCCAGAGATCTATCTTGGAGATGTAATGGGAGATATGAATAAACGTAGAGGTAGAATACTAGGAATGGATCACAATAGCTATGGAGAACACATATTGAATGTTGAAGCTCCTCAAGTTGAAGTATTAAACTATGCTTTGGATTTAAGAGCTATGACACAGGGAAGAGGAGAGTTTTCATTTGAATTCTCTAGATATGAAGAAGTGCCTGATGTTTTAGCACAAAAAATTATTGCCAATAGAAAAAAAGATTAA
- a CDS encoding Bax inhibitor-1/YccA family protein yields the protein MNLNNYEGRVSYNEMDTEVSNSFIRKVFLNMIGGLVITTLVPIYVFFFNQELVYTLASYFKVIAIAEMALVFFLSLGINKMSSTTARLVFFIYSLMNGILFSSLAFVFHPISILYTLGVTVIMFVVIGIYGYTTKEDLTKYSKFLMTGLITIIIISLINLFIGAPLLYWAGTILGVVIFSGLIAFDINRIKYIAYEIAGNNDDEMVEKMGIIGALNLYLDFINLFLYLLRIFGKKRN from the coding sequence ATGAACTTGAACAATTATGAAGGAAGAGTATCTTATAATGAGATGGATACAGAAGTTAGTAACTCATTTATAAGAAAGGTATTTTTGAATATGATAGGAGGGTTAGTTATAACTACATTAGTTCCTATCTATGTATTCTTTTTTAATCAAGAATTAGTATACACACTAGCATCATATTTTAAAGTGATAGCAATAGCTGAAATGGCACTTGTATTCTTCTTAAGTCTTGGAATTAATAAGATGTCATCTACAACTGCAAGACTTGTATTTTTTATTTATTCATTGATGAATGGAATTCTATTTTCAAGTTTAGCTTTTGTTTTTCATCCAATATCAATACTTTATACTCTTGGAGTAACTGTAATAATGTTTGTTGTAATTGGAATATATGGTTATACAACAAAAGAGGATCTAACTAAATATAGTAAATTTTTAATGACAGGACTTATAACTATTATTATTATCTCATTAATTAATTTATTTATAGGTGCTCCACTTCTTTATTGGGCAGGAACAATACTTGGAGTTGTTATATTTTCTGGTCTAATTGCTTTTGACATCAACAGAATAAAATATATAGCTTATGAGATTGCTGGAAATAATGATGATGAGATGGTTGAAAAAATGGGAATAATTGGAGCTTTAAATCTATATCTAGACTTTATAAATCTATTCCTATATCTATTAAGAATCTTCGGTAAGAAAAGAAATTAG
- a CDS encoding HU family DNA-binding protein: MTKKEFIELYAAKGDISKKEAEKYINLFLDSVEDSLVKGEDVLFVGWGKWEVVDRAPRDVRNPQTQELMKIEGKKVVKFKVGKLLADKIK; this comes from the coding sequence ATGACTAAAAAAGAATTTATTGAATTATATGCTGCAAAAGGGGATATATCTAAAAAAGAGGCTGAGAAATATATAAATTTATTTCTTGACAGTGTTGAAGATTCACTGGTTAAAGGAGAGGATGTATTGTTTGTAGGTTGGGGTAAATGGGAGGTTGTAGATAGAGCACCTAGAGATGTTAGAAACCCTCAAACTCAAGAGTTAATGAAAATTGAAGGTAAAAAAGTTGTTAAATTTAAAGTTGGAAAATTATTAGCTGATAAAATTAAATAG
- a CDS encoding homoserine kinase has product MAVYTKFSLEDIEDILINYRLTLRNYHMIKNGILNTNYYLECLEGRFILRIFEGGRKFEQEEKELEFLLDIKEIIPCCVPIKTVENKNYIVKANKMVAIFKFIEGEPIKIVNEKLLVEIGEYLGKLHRYSYGKLLIRKSRIDMENYYNKIDFNFIPISAMEKIKIRSLYEEVKHFDFSKLPSGVIHNDIFPDNVFIKNGSIVGILDFNESQTAPFIYDLAIVINYWIRINNFNKQTEERYIEVFINSYEKYRRLELQEKRALNKALKKMAITFILLRFDKFIIQNLEGVLIEDKNYTQLLPLLKYY; this is encoded by the coding sequence ATGGCAGTTTATACAAAATTTTCATTAGAGGATATAGAGGATATATTAATTAATTATAGATTAACCCTTAGAAATTATCATATGATAAAAAATGGAATACTCAATACCAACTACTATTTGGAGTGTTTAGAGGGTAGGTTTATTTTGAGAATCTTTGAAGGTGGTAGGAAGTTTGAACAGGAGGAAAAAGAGTTAGAATTTCTTTTGGATATAAAAGAGATTATTCCATGTTGTGTTCCAATAAAAACTGTTGAAAATAAAAATTATATAGTGAAAGCTAATAAAATGGTAGCCATCTTTAAGTTTATAGAGGGAGAACCAATTAAGATAGTTAATGAAAAATTATTAGTGGAGATTGGAGAGTATTTAGGAAAATTACACAGATATTCATATGGAAAACTTTTGATTAGAAAATCAAGAATAGATATGGAGAATTACTATAATAAGATTGATTTTAATTTCATTCCTATTTCAGCAATGGAAAAAATTAAAATTAGATCACTCTATGAAGAGGTTAAACACTTTGATTTTTCCAAGCTTCCAAGTGGAGTTATCCACAATGATATCTTTCCAGATAATGTATTTATTAAAAATGGAAGTATAGTAGGAATTTTAGATTTTAATGAATCACAAACAGCTCCGTTTATCTATGATCTAGCTATCGTTATCAATTATTGGATCAGAATAAATAATTTTAATAAACAAACAGAGGAAAGATATATAGAGGTTTTTATAAATTCATATGAAAAATATAGAAGGTTGGAGTTACAGGAGAAAAGAGCATTGAATAAAGCCTTAAAAAAAATGGCAATAACTTTTATTCTTTTAAGATTTGACAAATTTATTATACAAAATTTAGAAGGAGTTTTAATTGAGGATAAAAACTATACTCAATTACTACCACTCTTAAAATATTATTAA
- the eutH gene encoding ethanolamine utilization protein EutH, giving the protein MSVNNIIIYIMVFFMFVGAIDRVFGNKLGYGQKFEDGIMTMGTLALAMLGIISFSPVIASFLKPIITPFYKIIGADPAMFAGTILASDMGGYILSQELATSLEGGLLSGLFLSATMGTTLSFTIPIALNLVEKSDEKYLSKGILAGISTIPLGCLIGGIVAGFSLKLLFFNLIPIISFTIAICWALMKFPKGVAKGFFIFGKFMFILTTFGLAIQILETLTGVVLIRGMLPIMSGIETVGSIAITLAGAFPMLYFITTVFTKPLMAIGKIFKINEKSTAGLIACLAHNIPMFKILKDMDERGKLLNIAFSVSGAFVLGSHLGFTAGIDKDLVFPVMISKLVGGISSMFVANYIYNKEFKYKKHLN; this is encoded by the coding sequence GTGAGTGTTAATAACATAATAATTTATATTATGGTCTTTTTTATGTTTGTTGGAGCCATAGACAGAGTTTTTGGAAATAAACTTGGATATGGACAAAAATTTGAAGATGGAATTATGACAATGGGGACATTAGCATTAGCTATGCTGGGAATAATCTCCTTTTCTCCTGTGATAGCATCTTTTTTAAAACCAATTATTACCCCTTTTTATAAAATAATTGGAGCTGATCCAGCTATGTTTGCTGGAACTATCTTAGCGAGTGATATGGGAGGATATATTCTTTCACAAGAGTTGGCTACTTCTCTTGAAGGAGGGCTATTATCAGGGCTATTTCTTAGTGCTACAATGGGAACAACTCTCTCTTTTACTATTCCTATAGCCTTAAATCTAGTGGAAAAAAGTGATGAGAAATATCTATCAAAGGGGATTCTTGCTGGAATATCAACAATTCCATTAGGATGTCTTATAGGGGGAATCGTTGCAGGATTTTCATTAAAACTTCTATTTTTTAATTTGATTCCTATTATCTCATTTACTATTGCTATATGTTGGGCTTTAATGAAATTTCCTAAAGGAGTTGCAAAAGGATTCTTTATTTTTGGGAAGTTTATGTTTATCTTAACAACTTTTGGACTAGCAATTCAGATTTTAGAAACTTTAACTGGAGTTGTTTTAATAAGAGGAATGCTTCCTATAATGAGTGGAATAGAAACTGTAGGAAGTATTGCAATAACTTTAGCTGGGGCTTTTCCCATGTTATATTTTATAACTACAGTATTTACTAAACCACTAATGGCTATTGGTAAGATATTTAAAATCAATGAAAAATCCACTGCTGGTTTGATAGCTTGTTTAGCCCACAATATTCCAATGTTTAAGATTTTAAAAGATATGGATGAAAGAGGAAAATTGCTAAATATAGCCTTTTCTGTAAGTGGAGCTTTTGTTTTGGGAAGTCACTTAGGGTTTACAGCTGGGATCGACAAAGATTTGGTATTTCCAGTTATGATTTCTAAATTAGTTGGGGGTATATCTTCAATGTTTGTAGCTAATTATATATATAATAAAGAGTTTAAATATAAAAAACATCTAAATTAA
- the pcp gene encoding pyroglutamyl-peptidase I → MKVLITGFDPFGGEKINPAWEAVKGLKDEIEGAEIIKLQIPTVFKKSAEKLFENIDAINPDVVICVGQAGGRFELSIERVAINLDDGRIPDNNGYQPVDVKVFEDGENAYFSTLPIKAMVEEVKKVGIPSAISNTAGTYVCNHIMYSLLYYINKKNLATRGGFIHVPYITEQVLDKKNTPYMDLNTITRGLEACIKAVINNETDLKISGGKEF, encoded by the coding sequence ATGAAAGTATTAATAACTGGTTTTGATCCATTTGGAGGAGAGAAGATAAATCCAGCTTGGGAAGCTGTAAAAGGTTTAAAAGATGAGATTGAAGGAGCAGAGATAATTAAATTACAAATACCTACAGTCTTTAAAAAATCAGCTGAAAAACTATTTGAAAATATAGATGCAATTAACCCTGATGTTGTTATTTGTGTAGGACAAGCTGGAGGAAGATTTGAGCTTTCAATAGAGAGAGTAGCTATCAACTTAGATGATGGAAGAATCCCAGATAATAACGGATATCAACCTGTTGATGTAAAGGTATTTGAAGATGGAGAGAACGCTTATTTCTCAACACTACCTATAAAAGCAATGGTAGAAGAGGTAAAGAAAGTTGGAATTCCTTCTGCTATCTCTAATACAGCTGGAACTTATGTATGTAACCACATTATGTACTCATTACTTTACTATATAAATAAAAAGAACTTAGCTACAAGAGGTGGATTTATACACGTTCCTTACATAACAGAGCAAGTGTTAGATAAGAAAAATACCCCGTATATGGATTTAAATACAATAACTAGAGGACTTGAAGCTTGTATAAAAGCAGTTATAAACAATGAAACTGACCTTAAAATATCTGGTGGAAAAGAGTTCTAG
- a CDS encoding DUF979 domain-containing protein: MNNVLLELMYVLCGIVLITCGIYAIKDPGNPKKIGSFIFWTIFGVIFMAGPYMNPTLVGASLLVMGALTATKNVSLGSLKNSSDEYRVAQEKKIGNKIFIPALSIGVIAFSIAQFTTLGGIIGLGIGAIISLILTIIFTKEKVTNIPYDSARMLQQMGPSVILPQLLGALGALFAKAGVGEVVAGIMGGIIPDGNRLFGVIGYCLAMAIFTIIMGNAFAAFAVITAGIGIPFVINLGADPAVVGALGLTAGYCGTLMTPMAANFNVVPASILEMENKNGVILVQAPIAGTLLILHIILMYLLAF; this comes from the coding sequence ATGAATAATGTACTTCTTGAATTAATGTATGTTTTATGTGGAATAGTTTTAATAACTTGTGGAATCTATGCTATAAAAGATCCTGGAAATCCTAAAAAAATTGGAAGTTTCATCTTTTGGACTATATTTGGAGTAATTTTTATGGCTGGTCCATATATGAATCCAACTCTAGTAGGGGCATCACTATTGGTAATGGGAGCTCTTACAGCTACTAAAAATGTAAGTTTGGGAAGTTTGAAAAATAGTAGTGATGAGTATAGAGTAGCTCAAGAGAAAAAAATCGGAAATAAGATATTTATACCAGCTCTTTCTATAGGGGTTATAGCTTTCTCAATAGCACAGTTTACAACTCTTGGTGGTATAATTGGATTGGGAATTGGAGCTATTATCTCATTGATATTAACTATTATTTTTACAAAAGAGAAAGTAACAAATATTCCTTATGATTCAGCTAGAATGTTACAACAGATGGGACCAAGTGTAATTCTTCCACAGCTTTTAGGTGCTTTAGGTGCTCTATTTGCTAAAGCAGGGGTAGGAGAGGTAGTTGCAGGAATTATGGGTGGAATTATCCCAGATGGAAATAGATTATTTGGTGTAATAGGATACTGTCTAGCTATGGCAATATTTACTATAATAATGGGAAATGCCTTTGCCGCTTTTGCTGTAATTACAGCTGGAATTGGAATCCCTTTTGTTATTAATCTAGGTGCTGATCCAGCAGTTGTAGGAGCTCTAGGATTGACAGCTGGTTATTGTGGAACACTTATGACTCCAATGGCAGCAAACTTTAACGTTGTTCCTGCCTCTATTCTAGAGATGGAGAATAAAAATGGGGTTATCTTAGTACAAGCTCCAATAGCTGGAACACTTTTAATTTTACATATTATTTTGATGTACTTACTAGCTTTTTAA
- a CDS encoding FAD-dependent protein codes for MRVNVNNIIISLVKDQDKEIMKEIIKRGIKRENIKGIIWNKRSIDSRKKSDIKLIYNLEVELKKAIDISNLKNVSYAQEIVKQDREPLYSKGTTVAVIGAGPAGLFAALRLAEYGYTPMVFERGEEVDKRDITTAKFVHSSIFNQNSNIQFGEGGAGTYSDGKLNTRIKSEYMDKVFETFVECGAPENILWDYKPHVGTDILKEIVKTLRNKIKAMGGDFYFNCKLEKIHLKDGRVCGADVINEVGEKEFYNFNNIILATGHSARDTYRMLNQIGVHMESKPFAIGARIEHLREDIDKMQYGKFAGNELLGAATYNVTYNNRADERGVFSFCMCPGGVIVNAASEENSSLVNGMSYSQRDGKFSNSAIVVGIKENDFGGHLFSGMEFQEQLERKTYELGQGYGALYQNVMDFMNNRKTSHQIESSFEMKKTSYNLNNLFPEVIVENMRGAFEYWSKNPLFISERANLIAPETRTSAPVRIVRDVIGRSVNIDGLYPIGEGAGYAGGIVSAAVDGLKIIDLAFTKPKDSSIIYF; via the coding sequence TTGAGAGTAAATGTTAATAATATAATTATTTCTTTAGTGAAGGATCAAGATAAAGAGATAATGAAAGAGATTATTAAAAGAGGTATAAAAAGGGAGAATATAAAAGGGATTATTTGGAATAAAAGATCAATAGATAGTAGAAAAAAAAGTGATATCAAGCTTATCTATAACTTAGAGGTGGAATTAAAAAAAGCTATAGATATCTCAAATTTAAAAAATGTAAGCTATGCACAGGAGATTGTAAAACAGGATAGAGAACCATTGTATAGCAAAGGAACAACTGTAGCTGTTATAGGAGCTGGTCCTGCTGGATTATTTGCAGCATTGAGATTAGCTGAATATGGATATACTCCAATGGTATTTGAAAGAGGAGAAGAGGTTGATAAAAGAGATATAACTACTGCTAAATTCGTACATTCATCAATTTTTAATCAAAATTCTAATATACAATTTGGAGAGGGTGGAGCTGGAACATACTCTGATGGAAAGCTTAACACTAGAATAAAAAGTGAATATATGGATAAAGTTTTTGAAACTTTTGTAGAGTGTGGTGCCCCTGAGAATATACTTTGGGATTATAAGCCTCACGTGGGAACAGATATTTTAAAAGAAATAGTTAAAACTCTTAGAAATAAAATAAAGGCTATGGGTGGAGATTTCTACTTTAATTGCAAGCTGGAAAAAATACATCTTAAAGATGGAAGAGTATGTGGTGCTGATGTAATAAATGAGGTTGGAGAGAAGGAGTTTTATAACTTCAATAATATTATCTTGGCTACTGGACACTCTGCTAGAGATACATATAGAATGTTAAATCAAATCGGAGTCCATATGGAGAGTAAGCCTTTTGCTATTGGTGCTAGAATTGAGCACTTGAGAGAAGATATTGATAAGATGCAATATGGTAAATTTGCTGGGAATGAACTTTTAGGAGCGGCAACTTACAACGTTACATATAATAATAGAGCTGACGAGAGAGGAGTATTCTCTTTCTGTATGTGTCCTGGTGGTGTTATTGTCAATGCAGCTTCAGAAGAAAATAGTTCACTTGTAAATGGAATGAGCTACTCTCAAAGAGATGGTAAATTTTCTAACTCAGCAATTGTAGTTGGAATAAAAGAAAATGATTTTGGAGGTCACCTATTTTCCGGAATGGAATTCCAAGAGCAATTAGAAAGAAAGACATATGAACTTGGACAAGGATATGGTGCACTTTATCAAAATGTAATGGACTTTATGAATAATAGAAAAACTTCACACCAAATTGAAAGTAGTTTTGAAATGAAAAAAACTTCATACAACTTAAATAATCTTTTCCCAGAGGTAATAGTTGAAAATATGAGGGGGGCATTTGAGTATTGGAGTAAAAATCCACTATTTATTTCAGAGCGTGCTAATCTTATAGCTCCTGAAACAAGAACTTCTGCTCCTGTTAGAATAGTTAGAGATGTTATTGGAAGATCAGTTAATATAGATGGATTATATCCCATTGGAGAAGGAGCTGGATATGCTGGTGGAATAGTTAGTGCTGCTGTAGATGGACTAAAAATCATAGATTTAGCTTTTACAAAACCTAAAGATAGTAGTATAATATATTTTTAA
- a CDS encoding tyrosine-type recombinase/integrase yields MNTGLRIGDVLSLKRKNINHSYLNIREQKTNKIQHRQINIDVYQIIESYCIENNIDHEDKIFTLGVRWIQGYLNKIGRILKIYGLSTHSFRKTYAHLQYVNNNYNIELVRRLLNHSSISVTQRYLGISDNEVNMASSSFKIIF; encoded by the coding sequence TTGAATACAGGATTAAGAATAGGAGATGTACTCTCTTTAAAAAGAAAAAACATAAACCATAGCTACCTGAATATAAGAGAGCAGAAAACCAATAAAATTCAGCATAGACAGATAAATATAGATGTCTATCAAATAATAGAGTCTTACTGTATTGAAAATAATATAGACCATGAAGATAAGATATTTACTTTAGGTGTTAGATGGATTCAAGGATATCTCAATAAAATAGGAAGGATTTTAAAAATTTATGGACTATCAACTCATAGTTTTAGAAAAACCTATGCTCATTTACAATATGTAAATAATAATTACAATATAGAATTGGTTAGAAGATTATTAAATCACTCTTCAATCTCGGTTACACAGAGATATTTAGGAATATCAGATAATGAAGTCAATATGGCATCAAGTTCTTTTAAAATAATTTTTTAA
- a CDS encoding DUF969 domain-containing protein, with protein MIKLIGILLIIIGFSLKLDTIMVVLLAGIATGLVSSIDFLEILSILGNAFISTRYMTILLLTLATVGLLERNGLRERAAKCIAMLQGATCGKVLTVYVIIRTIAAALSLRLGGHVQFIRPLVYPMAKGAAEKNGKLSKELDEELKSLANSMENYSNFYGQNVFIASSGVLLIMGTFQELGINGLEAYNIAKASFPMAIMAIVLAGIRNYMFDKKIAKKQVNANE; from the coding sequence ATGATTAAATTAATAGGTATTCTATTAATTATAATAGGGTTTAGTTTAAAATTAGATACTATTATGGTTGTTTTACTAGCTGGAATAGCTACAGGATTAGTGTCATCTATTGATTTTTTAGAAATTTTAAGTATTTTAGGGAATGCATTTATATCTACTAGATATATGACTATCTTACTTTTAACTCTAGCAACAGTAGGATTACTAGAAAGAAATGGTTTAAGAGAGAGAGCTGCTAAGTGTATAGCTATGTTACAAGGGGCTACTTGTGGAAAGGTATTAACAGTTTATGTTATTATCAGAACTATAGCTGCTGCACTATCTTTAAGATTGGGAGGACATGTTCAGTTTATAAGACCACTTGTTTATCCAATGGCAAAAGGAGCTGCTGAGAAAAATGGTAAACTTAGTAAAGAGTTAGATGAGGAGTTAAAAAGTTTAGCCAATAGTATGGAAAACTATAGTAACTTCTATGGACAGAATGTATTCATTGCTTCTTCAGGAGTTTTATTGATTATGGGAACATTCCAAGAGTTAGGAATTAATGGTTTAGAGGCTTATAACATTGCTAAGGCAAGTTTTCCTATGGCTATAATGGCTATAGTTTTAGCAGGGATAAGAAACTATATGTTTGATAAAAAAATTGCAAAAAAGCAGGTGAATGCTAATGAATAA